The following proteins are encoded in a genomic region of Corylus avellana chromosome ca4, CavTom2PMs-1.0:
- the LOC132179846 gene encoding hydroxyethylthiazole kinase has translation MEMETKPREKPDSTRWASNAWALLCAIRSQSPLIQCITNFVSMDLMANTLLSAGASPAMIHSVEEIPDFTPHTHALCVNVGTLSPNWLPAMKAAAELACKSGKPWVLDPVAAGASGFRLRACLELVELKPCVIRGNASEIIALSKASVGPTKGVDSSHESIDAVEAAKSLAQASGAIVAVSGAVDIVTDGERVVGAHNGVPMMQRITATGCSVTALIAAFVAVDPVNAFEATASALSIFGVAGEMGMNMAKGPATLRMHLIDSLYGLDEADVLSRVNITSLSR, from the exons ATGGAAATGGAAACCAAGCCAAGAGAGAAACCAGACTCAACGAGGTGGGCCTCGAACGCGTGGGCACTCCTCTGCGCAATCCGAAGCCAATCACCGCTCATCCAATGCATCACCAACTTCGTCTCCATGGATCTGATGGCCAACACGCTCCTATCCGCGGGAGCATCGCCGGCGATGATCCACTCCGTGGAGGAGATCCCGGACTTCACCCCTCACACCCACGCGCTCTGCGTAAACGTGGGCACACTCTCCCCCAACTGGCTACCGGCCATGAAGGCTGCCGCCGAGTTGGCGTGTAAGTCCGGCAAGCCGTGGGTTCTTGATCCCGTTGCTGCCGGAGCTTCCGGTTTCCGGTTAAGGGCTTGCTTGGAGCTTGTGGAGCTTAAGCCTTGCGTTATCCGAGGAAATGCCTCCGAGATCATCGCGCTCTCCAAGGCTTCTGTCGGACCCACTAAG GGTGTAGACAGTTCTCACGAGTCAATTGATGCAGTGGAAGCTGCAAAGTCGTTGGCTCAAGCAAGTGGTGCCATAGTTGCAGTGTCTGGAGCTGTTGACATTGTTACAGATGGGGAGAGAGTTGTAGGTGCTCACAATGGGGTGCCCATGATGCAAAGAATTACAGCAACAGGATGTTCAGTCACTGCCCTCATTGCTGCCTTTGTTGCTGTTGATCCTGTAAATGCTTTTGAAGCAACAGCTTCGGCCTTATCCATATTTGGGGTTGCCGGTGAGATGGGAATGAACATGGCCAAGGGTCCGGCCACATTGCGAATGCACTTGATAGATTCGCTCTATGGGCTTGATGAGGCTGATGTTCTTTCTCGCGTTAACATAACCAGCTTGTCACGGTAG